The Kordia sp. SMS9 genome window below encodes:
- a CDS encoding HU family DNA-binding protein — MAIKYKVTERSTPGVSGGGSKKYYASATARDKIDLKQLSERLASISTVSEIDTIAVLQGLVHLLPEYLCQGSSISLGDFGTFSVHIRSEGKETPEAVNAQSIKDIKVSFRPSVEFKKRMKGVAFKKHA, encoded by the coding sequence ATGGCAATTAAATATAAAGTGACCGAACGTAGTACGCCAGGTGTTTCTGGTGGTGGTTCTAAGAAATACTACGCTTCCGCTACTGCACGTGATAAAATTGATTTGAAACAATTGAGCGAACGACTTGCTTCTATTTCTACCGTAAGTGAAATAGATACAATTGCCGTATTGCAAGGATTGGTGCATTTGTTACCCGAATATTTGTGCCAAGGCAGTAGCATTTCGTTGGGTGATTTTGGCACGTTTAGCGTTCATATTCGCAGTGAAGGAAAAGAGACACCCGAAGCCGTGAATGCACAAAGCATTAAAGATATTAAAGTAAGCTTTCGACCAAGTGTAGAGTTTAAAAAACGGATGAAAGGCGTTGCGTTTAAAAAACATGCATAA
- a CDS encoding LytTR family DNA-binding domain-containing protein: MLTTVIVDDIPAALQMLKGDIERLHPELKIIGTAPSVVETAKLLQKQQPDILFLDIMLGDGSGFDVLEIFPNLTSKIIFVTASDEFAIRAFKFAAIDYVLKPYAEEELTAAIEKAKGQIHPNKERLDILKDTLAAPNEKPTKISLHTLDKIIIVSLDEIIRCESDSNNTIFYLQDGQKIFVTKTLKYFSDMLSNYQFLRVHQSHLVNLQFIKAFIKTDGGYLLLKDKSTVPVSVRKKVEVMDILSSIHRK, translated from the coding sequence ATGCTCACTACTGTTATTGTTGATGATATTCCGGCGGCATTGCAAATGCTAAAAGGCGATATTGAACGTTTGCATCCGGAATTAAAAATTATTGGAACCGCTCCTAGTGTTGTAGAAACTGCGAAACTCTTGCAAAAGCAGCAACCCGATATTTTATTTTTAGATATTATGTTGGGCGATGGTTCTGGATTTGATGTGTTGGAGATCTTTCCAAATTTGACTTCAAAAATCATTTTTGTAACGGCGAGTGACGAATTTGCCATTAGAGCGTTCAAATTTGCGGCAATTGACTATGTATTGAAACCCTACGCCGAAGAAGAATTAACTGCTGCAATTGAAAAAGCCAAAGGACAAATTCACCCAAATAAAGAACGTTTGGATATTTTAAAAGATACGCTGGCAGCACCGAATGAGAAGCCAACCAAAATATCACTTCACACCTTAGATAAGATCATTATTGTCAGTTTGGATGAAATTATTCGTTGTGAATCGGATAGTAACAATACCATCTTTTATTTGCAAGACGGACAGAAGATTTTTGTGACCAAAACGCTCAAATACTTCTCGGATATGTTGAGCAATTACCAGTTTTTACGTGTGCATCAAAGTCACTTGGTCAATTTGCAATTCATCAAAGCATTTATAAAAACCGATGGTGGTTATTTATTGTTGAAAGATAAAAGTACCGTGCCTGTTTCGGTACGTAAAAAAGTAGAAGTCATGGATATTTTGAGTAGTATTCATCGGAAGTAG
- a CDS encoding two-component regulator propeller domain-containing protein, whose translation MKIASSVLFFLFFLVIGTWFSTAQNNQLRSYTLKDGLPQSQVNAIVQDDLGYLWIGTQGGGIARFDGISFTVWNEKKGLSSNYIQALKFQENTLLVGTRQGLSIRSKNTFKNYKTPRVYDIEIVNDEILLATRKGIYKLNRTTDTIEKVACNSVLNSTQINDILFDGKTYWIASQRGLWRTNRLSTEVTFQKVFNSDFKSLVRYKNQVIAASFTDGVFSFQNNKPGFREVSEVRQINSIDLINGDELWINTTNAGIKRINLTENLAEKSIAKRNGLSVYNIRKAFKDRQDNVWIGSSGGGLFKYEKNNFKHYTKDNGLVANRIYALHHIDETLWISTAESGLTKIDSTGIQQVTETSNYLNKKVKTITNDNEGRIWAGTEGKGIYIYQKKMRDSIVYNSLLPDEETFEKRKVEDLYEAIITTDIGLPSDWISNIKIYGSQVWIATYADGIARFQYDHEKKRIYNLKTFGTEDGIKDLGIRDLARDETGRIWYSTSKGHLGYIKNDEVTHLTHKQVTGSEVTIGTIRFHNYDMYLGTFGKGIWFSTLSKDLKFEQLQGKKELYSDNIYQLIFDDNGDLWAGSERGVDQVTLDKKNEIQNVIHYGRNDGFLGIETCHNATTKDTKGNLWFGTIDGLTKYTASTSEQQSSKPQLHFEDIEVAYQSLDTIDLRDWTNSDKELQLSQDQNNMAFQFRSVDLDNPEAIVYRYKFDKEKWSPWTKESKITFGGLDYGDHTFLAQSRNKDWLESDPIGFKFHVIQPLYKKTWFRNLLWTILGLIVAYIIYNYIKRVKAKNRAIRERLQLENHLLSLEQKALRLQMNPHFIFNVLNGIKGMSRNDITKMDKTINTFAVLLRETLTNSRKDSISLDQEMKTLKNYIEVERLMASNDFTYKIHLNSDLDPEEVLIPPMLIQPFVENAIRHGIMPLQRLGELNITFKTDNHFLYATITDNGIGIQQSTQNKPKTDHQSMALQVTKERIESLVGKNTLRIEDLSKEESTGTRISFKIPLETEF comes from the coding sequence TAGGCTATTTATGGATAGGCACGCAAGGTGGCGGAATTGCACGCTTTGACGGCATTTCGTTTACCGTTTGGAATGAAAAAAAAGGATTGAGCTCTAACTATATTCAAGCTTTAAAATTTCAAGAAAATACCTTGTTAGTCGGAACGCGCCAAGGACTTTCCATTCGCTCCAAAAACACCTTTAAAAATTACAAAACGCCGCGTGTATACGACATTGAAATTGTCAATGATGAAATACTGTTGGCAACACGAAAAGGAATCTACAAACTGAATAGAACAACAGATACCATTGAAAAAGTAGCTTGTAATTCTGTGCTCAATTCCACACAAATCAACGATATTTTGTTTGATGGAAAAACCTATTGGATTGCTTCCCAACGTGGTTTGTGGAGAACGAATCGTTTGTCGACCGAAGTAACGTTTCAAAAAGTATTCAATAGTGACTTTAAATCCTTGGTTCGTTATAAAAATCAAGTAATAGCAGCGAGTTTTACAGATGGTGTTTTTTCGTTTCAAAACAACAAACCAGGTTTCCGAGAAGTGTCCGAAGTGCGACAAATCAACAGTATTGATTTGATCAACGGTGACGAATTGTGGATCAATACGACAAATGCAGGCATCAAACGCATCAATCTCACAGAAAATTTAGCTGAAAAATCCATTGCCAAACGCAACGGATTGTCTGTCTACAACATTCGAAAAGCGTTCAAAGATCGCCAAGATAATGTGTGGATTGGTTCTTCGGGTGGCGGATTGTTTAAGTATGAAAAAAACAATTTCAAACATTACACCAAAGACAATGGTTTGGTTGCCAACCGAATTTACGCACTGCATCACATTGATGAAACCTTGTGGATTTCTACGGCAGAATCTGGCTTGACCAAAATTGACTCTACAGGCATTCAGCAAGTAACAGAAACGAGCAACTATCTCAACAAAAAAGTAAAAACCATCACCAACGACAACGAAGGTAGAATTTGGGCAGGAACGGAAGGAAAAGGCATTTATATTTATCAAAAAAAGATGCGCGACAGCATTGTGTACAACAGTTTATTGCCTGATGAAGAAACTTTTGAAAAACGAAAAGTTGAAGATCTATACGAAGCCATCATCACTACTGATATTGGATTGCCATCCGATTGGATTAGCAATATTAAAATTTATGGTTCGCAAGTGTGGATTGCTACGTATGCCGATGGAATTGCGCGTTTTCAGTACGATCACGAGAAGAAAAGAATTTACAATTTAAAAACCTTTGGAACAGAAGATGGTATTAAAGATTTGGGAATTCGCGATTTAGCTCGCGATGAAACAGGCAGAATTTGGTATTCCACCAGCAAAGGGCATTTGGGATACATCAAAAATGATGAAGTCACACATTTAACACACAAACAAGTCACGGGAAGCGAAGTTACGATTGGTACCATTCGTTTTCACAATTACGATATGTATTTGGGCACTTTTGGCAAAGGAATTTGGTTTTCTACTTTGTCTAAAGACTTAAAATTTGAGCAGTTGCAAGGAAAAAAAGAGCTGTATTCTGATAATATTTATCAGTTGATTTTTGACGATAACGGTGATTTATGGGCAGGAAGTGAACGCGGAGTAGATCAGGTTACGCTCGATAAGAAAAACGAAATCCAAAACGTCATTCATTACGGTCGCAATGATGGTTTTTTAGGAATTGAAACTTGCCACAACGCCACCACAAAAGATACGAAAGGCAATCTTTGGTTTGGTACTATAGACGGATTAACGAAATACACAGCTTCAACTTCAGAACAACAAAGCTCAAAACCGCAATTGCATTTTGAAGATATTGAAGTTGCCTACCAAAGTCTGGACACGATTGATTTACGCGATTGGACCAATTCTGACAAGGAATTACAGCTTTCGCAAGATCAAAACAATATGGCGTTTCAGTTTCGTTCTGTCGATTTGGACAATCCGGAAGCGATTGTGTATCGCTACAAATTTGACAAAGAAAAGTGGAGTCCGTGGACCAAAGAAAGTAAAATTACCTTTGGTGGTTTGGATTATGGCGATCATACCTTTTTGGCGCAATCACGCAATAAAGATTGGCTCGAAAGTGATCCGATTGGCTTCAAATTTCATGTCATTCAACCTTTATACAAAAAAACCTGGTTTCGCAATTTGCTATGGACGATTCTCGGTTTGATTGTCGCCTATATTATTTACAATTACATCAAACGTGTAAAAGCGAAAAACCGCGCCATTCGGGAGCGTTTGCAATTGGAAAATCATTTGCTTTCGCTCGAACAAAAAGCTTTGCGCTTACAAATGAATCCGCATTTTATTTTCAATGTGTTGAATGGCATCAAAGGTATGAGTAGAAACGATATTACAAAGATGGACAAAACGATCAACACCTTTGCGGTATTGCTTCGGGAAACTTTGACCAATTCCAGAAAAGATAGCATTTCACTTGATCAAGAAATGAAAACGCTCAAAAATTATATTGAAGTCGAACGTTTAATGGCAAGCAACGATTTTACCTATAAAATTCACCTCAACTCTGACTTAGATCCTGAAGAAGTGTTGATTCCGCCCATGTTGATTCAGCCGTTTGTAGAAAACGCCATTCGTCACGGAATCATGCCATTGCAACGATTGGGCGAATTGAACATCACGTTTAAAACAGACAATCACTTTTTATACGCGACCATTACAGACAACGGAATCGGCATTCAGCAATCAACACAAAACAAACCGAAAACCGATCATCAGTCGATGGCTTTGCAAGTGACCAAAGAACGCATCGAATCGTTGGTAGGAAAAAATACCTTACGTATTGAAGACTTATCAAAAGAAGAGTCTACTGGAACAAGAATTTCTTTTAAAATACCTTTGGAAACGGAATTTTAA